Proteins from a single region of Shinella zoogloeoides:
- a CDS encoding GNAT family N-acetyltransferase, translated as MKTLSIDVRRAEPQDARAISETHRVSWLQAYGGLIPHRPLIQMVDRRGEVWWRKATRGPATLLVLDVAGTVAGYATLGLNRARALPQEGEIYELYLRPEYQGIGLGRLLFGEAQRLLKSLGCNGMIVWCLEDSEHAHNFFRSAGGRDIAEGMENFGEKELKKIGFVWP; from the coding sequence ATGAAGACACTGTCGATCGATGTGCGGCGCGCCGAGCCGCAGGACGCGCGCGCGATATCCGAGACGCATCGGGTGTCGTGGCTGCAGGCCTATGGCGGCCTCATTCCGCACCGGCCGCTCATCCAGATGGTCGACCGCCGCGGCGAGGTCTGGTGGCGCAAGGCGACACGCGGCCCCGCAACGCTTCTCGTGCTCGACGTCGCCGGAACGGTGGCTGGCTACGCCACGCTCGGCCTCAACCGCGCGCGGGCGCTGCCGCAGGAAGGCGAGATCTACGAACTCTACCTGCGCCCCGAATACCAGGGCATCGGCCTTGGCCGCCTGCTCTTCGGCGAGGCGCAGCGGCTTTTGAAGTCGCTCGGCTGCAACGGCATGATCGTCTGGTGCCTGGAAGACAGCGAGCATGCGCATAACTTCTTCCGCTCCGCCGGCGGGCGCGACATTGCCGAAGGCATGGAGAATTTCGGCGAGAAGGAACTGAAGAAGATCGGCTTCGTCTGGCCCTGA
- the typA gene encoding translational GTPase TypA, which yields MSIRNIAIIAHVDHGKTTLVDELLKQSGSFRENQRVAERVMDSNDIEKERGITILAKATSVEWKGVRINIVDTPGHADFGGEVERILSMVDGAIVLVDSSEGPMPQTKFVVGKALKVGLRPIVAINKIDRPDGRHEEVLNEVFDLFANLDATDEQLDFPILYGSGRNGWMNVNPHGPSDEGMAPLLDLVLKHVPEPKVAEGPFRMIGTILEANPFLGRIITGRIHSGSIKPNQSVKVIGQDGQLIENGRISKILAFRGIERTAIEEAHAGDIVAIAGLTKGTVADTFCDPSVSEALKAQPIDPPTVTMSFIVNDSPLAGTEGDKVTSRVIRDRLFKEAEGNVALKIEESGDKDSFFVSGRGELQLAVLIETMRREGFELAVSRPRVVMHKDEGGQLLEPIEEVVIDVDEEHSGVVVQKMSERKAEMVELRPSGGNRVRLVFFAPTRGLIGYQSELLTDTRGTAIMNRLFHDYQPYKGEIGGRVNGVLLSNEAGEAVAYALFNLEDRGPMVIDAGEKVYMGMIVGIHTRDNDLEVNVLKGKKLTNIRAAGKDEAVRLTPPIKMTLERALSWIQDDELVEVTPKSIRLRKLHLDPNDRKRFEKQRAAGAA from the coding sequence ATGTCCATTCGCAATATCGCGATCATCGCGCACGTCGACCATGGCAAGACCACGCTCGTCGACGAGCTTCTGAAGCAGTCCGGCTCTTTCCGTGAAAACCAGCGCGTCGCCGAGCGCGTCATGGACTCCAACGACATCGAAAAAGAACGCGGCATCACCATTCTCGCCAAGGCCACCTCGGTCGAATGGAAGGGCGTTCGCATCAACATCGTCGACACGCCCGGCCACGCCGACTTCGGCGGCGAAGTCGAGCGCATCCTCTCGATGGTGGACGGCGCCATCGTTCTCGTCGACTCGTCGGAAGGCCCGATGCCGCAGACCAAGTTCGTGGTCGGCAAGGCGCTCAAGGTCGGTCTGAGGCCCATCGTCGCCATCAACAAGATCGACCGCCCGGACGGCCGCCACGAGGAAGTGCTGAACGAGGTCTTCGACCTCTTCGCCAATCTCGACGCTACCGACGAGCAGCTCGACTTCCCGATCCTCTACGGTTCGGGCCGCAACGGCTGGATGAACGTCAACCCGCACGGCCCGAGCGACGAAGGCATGGCCCCGCTGCTCGACCTCGTGCTCAAGCACGTTCCCGAGCCGAAGGTTGCCGAAGGCCCGTTCCGCATGATCGGCACGATCCTCGAAGCCAACCCCTTCCTCGGCCGCATCATCACCGGCCGCATCCATTCCGGCTCGATCAAGCCGAACCAGTCCGTCAAGGTCATCGGCCAGGACGGCCAGCTCATCGAAAACGGCCGTATCTCGAAGATTCTCGCCTTCCGCGGCATCGAGCGCACGGCGATCGAAGAAGCCCATGCGGGTGACATCGTCGCCATCGCCGGCCTCACCAAGGGCACCGTCGCCGACACGTTCTGCGACCCGTCCGTTTCGGAAGCCCTGAAGGCCCAGCCGATCGACCCGCCGACCGTCACCATGTCCTTCATCGTCAACGATTCGCCGCTCGCCGGCACGGAAGGCGACAAGGTCACGAGCCGCGTCATCCGCGACCGTCTCTTCAAGGAAGCCGAGGGCAACGTCGCGCTGAAGATCGAAGAGTCGGGCGACAAGGATTCCTTCTTCGTCTCCGGCCGCGGCGAACTTCAGCTCGCCGTCCTCATCGAGACCATGCGCCGCGAAGGCTTCGAGCTTGCCGTGTCGCGTCCGCGCGTCGTCATGCACAAGGACGAAGGCGGCCAGCTTCTGGAGCCGATCGAGGAAGTCGTCATCGACGTCGATGAAGAGCATTCCGGCGTCGTCGTGCAGAAGATGTCCGAGCGCAAGGCCGAGATGGTCGAACTGCGTCCGTCGGGCGGCAACCGCGTCCGTCTCGTCTTCTTCGCCCCGACCCGCGGCCTCATTGGCTACCAGTCCGAGCTTCTGACGGATACGCGCGGCACGGCGATCATGAACCGCCTGTTCCACGACTACCAGCCCTACAAGGGTGAGATCGGCGGCCGCGTCAACGGCGTGCTGCTCTCCAACGAAGCGGGCGAAGCCGTCGCCTACGCGCTCTTCAACCTCGAAGATCGCGGCCCGATGGTCATCGACGCGGGCGAGAAGGTCTATATGGGCATGATCGTCGGCATCCACACGCGCGACAACGACCTCGAGGTCAACGTGCTGAAGGGCAAGAAGCTCACCAACATCCGCGCCGCCGGCAAGGACGAGGCCGTCCGCCTGACGCCGCCGATCAAGATGACGCTGGAACGCGCCCTTTCGTGGATTCAGGACGACGAACTCGTCGAAGTGACGCCCAAGTCGATCCGCCTGCGCAAGCTGCATCTCGACCCGAACGACCGCAAGCGATTCGAAAAGCAGCGCGCCGCCGGCGCCGCATAA
- a CDS encoding M3 family metallopeptidase gives MTETRIDPALVEWTGPGGLPRFDLVKDDAFAAGFDAALADHEAEIDAIANNPEPATFENTVVALEVAGDALSRVSALFWSRAGANTNDTIQALERDIAPKMSRHYSKIGTNAALFKRIDALWESRAGLNLSLEQVRVLERHWKGFVKSGAKLAKPEQDRLSAINEQLAGLGANFGQNVLADEKSWALFLDEGEALEGLPDFLKDAMAAAARERGEDGRYAVTLSRSIIEPFLTFSARRDLREQAFRAWVARGENAGETDNRGIVKDTLALRAEKAGLLGYQSFAALKLDNTMAKTPEAVNGLLMQVWEKAVARAREEEAELAALVAEEGRNHEVMPWDWRYYAEKLRAKKFNFSEAELKPYLQLEKIIEACFDVAERLFGIRAVEKKGVPVYHPDVRVFEIRDRDDRLVAMFLGDYFARSSKRSGAWMSSYQSQHRLPLPNGSVGELPIIYNVCNFAKPAEGKPALLSLDDARTLFHEFGHALHGMLSNVTYPSVSGTGVSRDFVELPSQLYEHWLTVPEILTRYAVHYRTGEAMPQALLDKVLAARTFNSGFATVEFTSSALVDMAFHTRGPVEDPMAVQAEVLETIGLPKSIVMRHATPHFQHVFSGDGYSAGYYSYMWSEVLDADAFAAFTETGDAFNPAMAERLKTYIYSVGGSVDPEDAYKAFRGKLPSPQAMLEKKGLAA, from the coding sequence TCGTCGCGCTGGAAGTTGCGGGAGATGCGCTTTCGCGCGTTTCGGCGCTGTTCTGGAGCCGCGCCGGGGCCAATACCAACGACACGATCCAGGCGCTGGAACGCGACATCGCGCCAAAGATGTCGCGGCACTATTCGAAGATCGGCACCAATGCCGCGCTCTTCAAGCGCATCGATGCGCTGTGGGAAAGCCGCGCCGGGCTGAACCTCTCGCTGGAGCAGGTGCGCGTGCTGGAGCGGCACTGGAAGGGCTTCGTGAAGTCGGGGGCCAAGCTGGCAAAGCCCGAGCAGGACCGGCTTTCGGCGATCAACGAGCAGCTTGCAGGTCTCGGTGCGAATTTCGGCCAGAACGTGCTTGCCGACGAGAAGAGCTGGGCGCTCTTCCTCGACGAGGGCGAGGCGCTGGAAGGCCTGCCGGATTTCCTGAAGGATGCGATGGCCGCCGCGGCGCGTGAGCGCGGCGAGGACGGGCGCTATGCCGTCACCCTGTCGCGTTCGATCATCGAACCGTTCCTGACCTTCTCCGCCCGCCGGGACCTGCGCGAGCAGGCGTTCCGCGCTTGGGTGGCGCGCGGGGAGAATGCCGGCGAAACGGATAATCGCGGCATCGTCAAGGACACGCTGGCGCTGAGGGCGGAAAAGGCCGGCCTGCTCGGCTATCAGAGTTTTGCCGCGCTGAAGCTCGACAACACCATGGCCAAGACGCCGGAGGCGGTGAACGGGCTTCTCATGCAGGTCTGGGAAAAGGCCGTGGCGCGGGCGCGCGAGGAAGAGGCGGAGCTTGCCGCGCTGGTCGCCGAAGAGGGGCGCAACCACGAGGTCATGCCCTGGGACTGGCGCTACTACGCGGAAAAGCTGCGCGCGAAAAAGTTCAATTTCTCCGAGGCGGAGCTAAAACCCTATCTCCAGCTCGAAAAGATCATCGAAGCCTGCTTCGACGTCGCGGAACGGCTGTTCGGCATCCGCGCCGTCGAGAAGAAGGGCGTGCCGGTCTATCATCCCGATGTGCGAGTCTTCGAAATCCGCGACCGGGATGACAGGCTGGTCGCCATGTTCCTCGGCGATTATTTCGCGCGGTCCTCCAAGCGTTCCGGCGCTTGGATGAGTTCCTACCAGAGCCAGCATCGCCTGCCGCTGCCGAACGGTTCGGTCGGCGAGCTGCCGATCATCTACAATGTCTGCAACTTCGCAAAGCCGGCGGAGGGCAAGCCCGCCCTTCTCTCGCTCGACGACGCGCGCACGCTTTTCCACGAATTCGGCCATGCGCTGCACGGCATGCTCTCTAACGTCACCTATCCCTCCGTCTCGGGCACGGGCGTCTCGCGCGACTTCGTGGAACTGCCCTCGCAGCTCTACGAGCACTGGCTGACGGTGCCGGAAATCCTCACGCGCTATGCGGTGCACTACCGGACCGGCGAGGCGATGCCGCAGGCGCTGCTCGACAAGGTGCTGGCCGCCCGCACCTTCAATTCCGGTTTCGCGACGGTGGAGTTCACCTCCTCGGCGCTGGTCGACATGGCGTTCCACACGCGCGGTCCCGTCGAGGACCCGATGGCGGTGCAGGCGGAAGTGCTCGAGACGATCGGCCTGCCGAAATCCATCGTCATGCGCCACGCGACGCCGCATTTCCAGCATGTCTTCTCGGGCGACGGCTATTCGGCGGGCTACTATTCCTACATGTGGTCGGAAGTGCTCGATGCCGACGCCTTCGCCGCCTTCACGGAGACGGGCGACGCCTTCAACCCGGCCATGGCGGAACGGCTGAAGACCTATATCTACTCCGTCGGCGGTTCGGTGGACCCGGAGGACGCCTACAAGGCGTTCCGCGGCAAGCTGCCCAGCCCGCAGGCGATGCTGGAGAAGAAGGGACTGGCGGCCTGA